In Cryptococcus neoformans var. neoformans JEC21 chromosome 5 sequence, one genomic interval encodes:
- a CDS encoding cyclin-dependent protein kinase regulator, putative — translation MASRNPVVTRRAATRSRNDENAAPQQSVRTKPSISHLGPASKTAAVNVSVAAGKKPVAVKVGAKRTALGGVVVNGKGETEAGKKPLKASGKTVTEARQPLASRQNNAQPTRPIAAIPHRSKATPANVYAPVEAPAKLTVEEDMQMEIDARRSQPVSNAADFATVDEELLDDESEEDDMEEEDEEDWLRMSEEEMVKAQEQLDVVQATFKDDVDMFDTTMVAEYADEIFEHMERLEESVMPNPRYMDFQTEIEWTMRTTLIDWLLQVHLRYHMLPETLWIAVNIVDRFLSTRVVSLVKLQLVGVTAMFIAAKYEEILAPSVEEFVYMTENGYTKDEILKGERIILQTLDFTISSYCSPYSWVRRISKADDYDVQTRTLSKFLMEVTLLDHRFLRCKPSMIAAIGMYLARKMLGGDWNDAFIYYSNFTESQLITGASLLCERLIEPDFESVYVYKKYANKKFLRASTFARDWALTNAANSS, via the exons ATGGCTTCCCGA AATCCCGTCGTCACCCGTCGAGCTGCCACTCGCTCTCGAAATGATGAAAACGCTGCTCCTCAACAATCAGTACGAACCAAGCCCTCAATCTCCCACCTTGGCCCTGCTTCCAAGACTGCGGCTGTCAATGTCTCCGTTGCTGCTGGCAAGAAGCCTGTCGCTGTCAAGGTTGGCGCCAAGAGGACAGCTTTGGGAGGCGTGGTTGTTAACGGTAAGGGAGAAACTGAAGCCGGGAAGAAGCCTT TGAAGGCGAGTGGCAAGACTGTCACCGAGGCTAGACAGCCTCTTGCATCCCGACAGAACAATGCTCAGCCGACACGACCGATTGCCGCCATCCCTCACCGATCCAAAGCCACTCCCGCCAACGTCTATGCTCCAGTAGAGGCTCCTGCTAAGCTTACTGTCGAGGAAGATATGCAGATGGAGATCGATGCTCGACGATCTCAGCCCGTCTCCAACGCTGCTGACTTCGCCACTGTCGATGAGGAGCTCCTCGATGACGAATCcgaagaggatgacatggaggaagaggatgaagaagattggctGAGGATGtctgaagaggagatggtgaaggcGCAAGAACAACTGGACGTTGTGCAGGCGACTTTTAAGGATGACGTTGACATGTTTGACACCACTATGGTTGCCGAGTACGCGGACGAGATTTTCGAGCACATGGAGAGACTTGAGGAAAGTGTTATGCCTAACCCTCGCTACATGGACTTCCAGACTGAGATTGAGTG GACCATGAGGACAACACTTATTGAttggcttcttcaagtGCACCTTCGTTATCACATGCTCCCCGAGACTCTTTGGATCGCTGTCAACATTGTTGACCGATTCCTTTCCACCCGAGTGGTCTCCCTTGTCAAGCTTCAACTTGTCGGTGTCACCGCCATGTTCATCGCTGCCAAGTATGAAGAGATCCTCGCTCCTTCTGTTGAGGAATTTGTCTACATGACTGAGAATGGGTACACCAAGGATGAGATCCTCAAGGGCGAAAGAATCATTCTCCAAACCCTCGATTTCACCATCTCATCTTACTGTTCCCCGTACTCATGGGTCAGGCGAATTTCCAAGGCCGACGATTACGACGTTCAAACTCGAACACTGAGCAAGTTCTTGATGGAGGTCACCCTTTTGGACCACAGGTTCCTCAGATGTAAGCCTAGCATGATCGCTGCCATCGGAATGTATCTCGCCAGGAAGATGTTGGGCGGTGACTGG AATGACGCTTTCATCTACTACTCCAACTTTACCGAATCTCAACTCATCACCGGTGCATCTCTTTTGTGCGAGCGACTTATTGAGCCTGACTTTGAGTCCGTGTACGTTTACAAGAAGTACGCCAACAAGAAGTTCTTGCGTGCGTCTACCTTTGCGCGAGACTGGGCTTTGACCAACGCCGCCAATTC ATCATGA
- a CDS encoding arp2/3 complex 34 kda subunit (p34-arc), putative, which translates to MILLESHNTIINDVLSDRFERPSRADIQFVDYDNVRFHLSTPSSKTQLLLSMGIQCWPDLVKYGAREHLQNEYQGYFLAEADTEPEYDVSLLIDLERLPESPEERAALISKIAHLKSTAMSSPFFAAFAEQASLQASYKEPAGAQQADLQPSEVKGDLKIVKYREEEAIFIQASHDRVTIIFSTVFKEETDRVYGRVFLQEFVDARRLHSLQNAPQVMYSNREPPLEIRHLPGLKNGEDWGYVTFVLFPRHFANPSQALATINRIQLFRDYLHYHIKCSKAYMHSRMRYRVAEFLKVLNRAKPEIASEKKTASGRTFRSR; encoded by the exons ATGATCCTTTTAGAA TCGCACAACACTATCATCAACGATGTCCTTTCTGACCGTTTCGAGAG GCCCTCTCGAGCAGATATCCAGTTCGTAGACTACGACAATGTCCGATTCCACCTGTCCACCCCGTCATCCAAGactcagcttcttctctccatgGGTATCCAATGCTGGCCTGACCTTGTCAAGTATGGTGCCCGTGAACATCTCCAAAACGAGTACCAAGGCTATTTCCTCGCTGAGGCTGATACAGAGCCTGAGTACGATGTCAGTTTGTTGATTGATTTGGAAAGATTGCCGGAGAGCCCGG AGGAGCGAGCTGCCCTTATCTCCAAAATTGCCCATCTCAAGTCCACCGCAATGtcctctcctttttttgcCGCTTTTGCAGAACAAGCGTCTCTTCAAGCATCTTACAAGGAGCCTGCCGGTGCCCAGCAAGCAGACTTGCAACCATCCGAGGTCAAGGGAGATTTGAAGATTGTGAAGTAccgcgaagaagaagccatcttcatccaagCCAGCCACGATCGAGTGACTATCATATTCTCTACGGTATTTAAGGAGGAGACAGACCGAGTATATGGAAGAGTGTTCTTGCAG GAATTCGTGGATGCTCGAAGGCTGCACAGTCTTCAAAATGCTCCTCAAGTCATGTACTCTAACCGCGAGCCTCCTCTCGAAATCCGACACCTCCCTGGACTCAAGAACGGCGAAGATTGGGGCTATGTCACTTTCG tcctcttccctcgtcACTTTGCAAATCCATCCCAAGCTCTTGCGACTATCAACCGTATCCAGCTCTTCCGCGATTACTTGCACTACCACATCAAGTGCTCCAAGGCATACATGCACTCTCGAATGAGATACAGGGTTGCTGAATTCCTCAAGGTTCTTAATCGAGCGAAGCCTGAGATTGCTagtgagaagaagaccgCTAGCGGTAGGACGTTTAGGTCACGTtag
- a CDS encoding expressed protein, producing MPFQRTNQRPSYSRNSKRITHHNYNGSVTFASVIVIALISVLIFATVVSQYSPFSSIRPSMSSVNTSVIQSPAASVIATASEPIDNTMVKKNSREDKEWNRLAIHMDSYHNSFRMEFKRVYALADGGYEEEAMKLPRFLRLAQQLSSHLSMHHRIETYIFPILSKKMPQFAAGKRESGEHLVAHKKIHDGLDKYDKFLSNSLDDPSVYNGEKLREIMDSFREVLFTHLDEEVKDLQGEQMRAAGWTLEEMKRIPM from the exons ATGCCCTTCCAACGCACGAACCAACGACCTTCTTACAGCAGGAATAGCAAAAGAATCACCCATCATAATTACAACGGTTCAGTCACATTCGCATCCGTGATCGTCATCGCTCTTATCAGCGTTCTCATATTTGCCACCGTCGTCTCGCAATACAgccccttttcttctattAGGCCGTCAATGAGCTCGGTAAACACATCTGTCATTCAATCTCCAGCTGCCAGTGTAATCGCAACCGCTAGCGAGCCTATAGACAATACGAtggtcaagaagaacagcAGGGAGGATAAGGAATGGAACAG ACTTGCGATACATATGGATTCTTACCACAACTCTTTCAGAATGGAGTTCAAACGAGTGTATGCG CTTGCAGACGGTGGttatgaagaagaggcgatGAAACTTCCTAGATTCTTACGACTGGCTCAGCAATTATCTTCGCATCTGTCGATGCATCACCGCATA GAAACATATATCTTCCCCATACTCTCCAAAAAGATGCCACAATTCGCAgctgggaagagagagtcAGGTGAACACCTTGTCGCACACAAGAAAATACATGATGGCCTCGACAAATATGACAAGTTTTTGTCTAACTCGCTTGACGACCCTTCAGTCTACAATGGAGAGAAGTTAAGAGAGATTATGGATAGCTTTCGAGAAGTTCTCTTTAC ACATTTGGACGAAGAAGTGAAAGATTTACAAGGAGAACAAATGCGAGCCGCAGGGTGGACTTTAGAAGAAATGAAACGGATACCTATGTAG
- a CDS encoding cellular morphogenesis-related protein, putative: protein MGCIPCRTLQPEVAHLNACYPPPKALLTAGPEYRPLAQDLSKLTYFATNKPSKLAKIGEELEKRVAQESARASSGNHKYRASLLISLAILRALLTECKRDIALFARSTLRVIDSSLDVRVYQRGGIDLEVVGRAAAAFIAYTTYTDGSAVGVDDTLTKTYFEILRKFGSMATVSLLDSSEKPDTEQQNRTRLIALAGLNGAATSDAIFASTRDFPRQIDLIIPPLLVNTFEGQISELKLESAKIGMDASPSPFFSEFAAKGPVAQRRAPSLHAHIPGEKGPTSADVVSAALRSLHSLLQQCNVTQASQIIDRLVMFLDKHGWQYAERDCFVAEQVTAWIPLQYRFIVPTRLVEVLMDLQDRTPTPKHTSALAMVTTILNSTTSLVGLGVTDLLQHLVSLIIRRIHFDLRDALLPSLVQCVSSLGTHIYYADQINDIVEELALRIAEIPSSDTARSEIIRVLTCCISGVMIMTDAADNDAESKQGNNVPQPTPSTPGSPTPPNKGKLPAPAETPFLTPLFEYLRPQAHRSSRRNPISPEVWQETLPLLCEADYSVRSTYARALILFLETEMQRGPTPRTTPGKQSAQNREKEKGPSADMATYRFCHALNAAVYSLMMSSCLGMADGDGIPTGVPTTAAASPEIHTDPTASAVTVKDSDPPVALAPDVGPTPASGGSGSETATPNREKGVSFKVTEPTPGETATQTQSGSGATTPPKRNSRSHRPSLPLNRLQSYTHLSSFDNVATPLDFAAALRILDAMHMVVPVAALVTGAPMLLAVDRDAGNELVRRPGDGRAGAWVLERKRAIRELVSLVWRRIADRWGIVEIDDLANKALASLPEPYLIPPYPVPDSPPVFLSLPEEPVSFIQHTLEGESSSTAKPLLDQDTLLDALVKSQTVQAAKQMDEAGLKRLFDGKWSVEQAIKDSMERFSSANLRPDDDSHYNAASALLMSMNNASYQSVNGQRLSRTIDVTDLRDALGGRVDTVSTSGAPSIASFDDSFHSQSAPRSSLQSRRMNKDSDVKEILKDIFKDKKKGTKAPKGIVVNRVKSASASEEARTSTGDENGLGMSGMTQGDGATGHKVVTNPPLDLSLGRPVDVSSSS from the exons ATGGGCTGCATTCCCTGCAGAACCCTCCAGCCAGAGGTCGCCCATCTCAACGCCTGCTATCCCCCGCCAAAAGCGCTCCTCACCGCAGGCCCAGAATACCGCCCGCTCGCCCAGGACCTCTCGAAACTCACCTACTTTGCGACAAACAAACCCTCCAAGCTCGCAAAGATCGGCGAAGAACTCGAGAAGCGTGTCGCCCAAGAATCAGCCAGAGCCAGCTCGGGCAACCACAAGTACCGTGCCAGCCTCCTCATCAGTCTTGCCATCCTCCGCGCCCTCTTGACGGAATGTAAACGGGACATCGCTCTTTTCGCCCGGTCCACGCTGCGTGTGATCGACAGCAGTCTCGATGTGCGGGTGTACCAGCGCGGAGGGATTGATCTCGAGGTCGTCGGCAGGGCTGCTGCCGCCTTCATCGCGTACACAACGTACACCGATGGATCCGCTGTGGGCGTGGATGACACTCTGACCAAGACATATTTTGAGATCCTGCGCAAGTTTGGCAGCATGGCGACTGTAAGCTTGCTGGACTCGAGCGAGAAACCGGATACGGAGCAGCAAAACCGAACGAGGCTTATCGCACTCGCCGGACTCAACGGGGCAGCCACGTCGGACGCCATCTTTGCGTCTACCAGAGACTTTCCTCGACAGATCGATCTTATCATCCCGCCCCTGCTGGTCAACACCTTTGAGGGGCAAATATCCGAGCTCAAGCTCGAGAGTGCAAAGATTGGTATGGATGCCAGCCCATCACCGTTCTTTAGCGAGTTCGCAGCCAAAGGCCCCGTCGCCCAGCGCAGAGCGCCAAGCTTGCATGCGCATATCCCAGGAGAAAAGGGTCCTACCTCTGCGGATGTCGTATCTGCCGCTCTCCGCTCGCTTCActcacttcttcagcaGTGTAATGTCACCCAAGCGTCCCAGATCATCGACCGATTAGTGATGTTCCTCGACAAGCATGGATGGCAGTATGCCGAGAGGGACTGTTTTGTCGCAGAGCAAGTGACCGCGTGGATACCCTTGCAGTACAGATTTATCGTCCCCACCCGGCTCGTTGAGGTCCTTATGGACCTGCAGGACAGAACACCTACACCCAAACACACCTCAGCGCTTGCCATGGTCACCACTATCCTCAACTCTACCACTTCCCTCGTTGGGTTAGGCGTCACCGACCTCTTACAACACCTCGTCTccctcatcatccgccGAATCCACTTTGACCTTCGTGACGCTCTTCTCCCGTCACTCGTACAGTGTGTTAGCAGCCTTGGGACACACATTTACTATGCCGACCAGATCAATGATATCGTCGAAGAACTTGCCCTACGTATTGCCGAAATCCCATCAAGTGATACCGCTAGATCAGAGATTATCAGGGTATTGACATGCTGTATCTCGGGTGTGATGATCATGACCGATGCGGCCGATAACGATGCAGAGTCGAAACAAGGTAACAATGTTCCCCAACCGACGCCGAGCACCCCTGGCAGCCCCACACCGCCTAACAAGGGTAAATTGCCGGCTCCGGCAGAGACGCCGTTTCTTACACCTCTTTTCGAATACCTACGTCCCCAAGCCCACCGTTCATCACGTCGCAACCCCATCTCCCCAGAAGTGTGGCAAGAAACCCTCCCACTTTTATGCGAGGCTGATTATTCGGTACGGTCTACTTATGCGCGCGCGTTGATCCTATTCTTGGAAACTGAGATGCAAAGAGGCCCAACACCGCGTACAACGCCAGGTAAGCAGAGTGCACAAAAtagagaaaaggaaaaggggcCATCGGCGGATATGGCGACGTACAGGTTCTGCCATGCGCTCAACGCGGCAGTGTACTCGCTCATGATGAGTTCTTGCCTCGGCATGgcagatggggatgggatcCCTACGGGAGTCCCCACAACAGCGGCAGCTTCGCCAGAAATACATACCGACCCTACCGCTTCAGCCGTCACCGTCAAAGATTCGGATCCCCCCGTGGCTCTTGCTCCAGATGTTGGTCCGACCCCAGCCTCTGGCGGATCTGGATCTGAGACCGCTACGCCTAACCGCGAGAAGGGCGTGTCTTTCAAAGTCACTGAACCTACCCCTGGCGAGACAGCCACTCAGACGCAATCCGGATCGGGCGCCACCACCCCTCCCAAAAGGAATAGTCGCTCCCATCGCCCTTCATTACCTCTCAACAGACTCCAGTCTTACACAcacctttcttcatttgaTAACGTTGCGACCCCCCTGGACTTTGCTGCTGCCCTTCGTATCCTCGACGCGATGCATATGGTAGTCCCTGTAGCAGCGCTTGTCACTGGGGCGCCAATGTTGCTGGCGGTCGATAGGGATGCAGGGAACGAGCTTGTGAGAAGACCGGGTGATGGGAGGGCTGGAGCGTGGGTattggagaggaagagggcgaTAAGAGAGCTGGTTAGTTtggtttggaggaggattgcGGACAGGTGGGGGATCGTTGAAATTGATGATTTGGCGAACAAG GCTTTGGCTTCCCTCCCTGAACCGTATCTCATTCCTCCCTACCCCGTCCCAGACAGTCCGCCCGTCTtcttatctcttcctgAAGAACCTGTTTCGTTTATTCAACACACACTCGAGGGTGAATCATCCTCGACCGCAAAACCGCTGTTAGACCAAGATACCTTGCTGGATGCGCTCGTGAAATCACAGACAGTCCAGGCGGCGAAACAGATGGATGAAGCTGGATTGAAGAGGTTGTTTGATGGGAAATGGAGTGTAGAACAGGCTATCAAGGATT CTATGGAAAGATTCTCCTCAGCCAATCTCCGGCCTGATGATGATTCACATTACAATGCGGCTAGTGCATTACTCATGAGTATGAACAATGCCAGTTACCAAAGTGTCAACGGTCAAAGACTATCACGGACAATCGATGTCACAGACTTGAGAGATGCTCTCG GTGGACGAGTAGATACTGTCTCTACCTCTGGTGCACCCTCCATCGCCTCGTTCGATGATTCTTTCCATTCTCAATCTGCCCCGCGATCAAGCTTACAGTCCAGACGGATGAACAAGGATTCAGACGTCAAGGAGATTTTGAAAGATATCTTTAAGgataagaagaagggaacCAAAGCACCTAAGGGCATCGTTGTCAATAGAGTAAAGAGCGCAAGTGCAAGTGAGGAGGCCAGGACGTCGACGGGGGACGAGAACGGGTTGGGGATGAGTGGTATGACtcaaggagatggtgcCACAGGGCACAAGGTGGTTACAAATCCACCTTTGGATCTTTCTTTGGGCCGGCCTGTTGATGtttccagcagcagctga
- a CDS encoding nucleosome assembly protein I, putative, producing the protein MSQSQDIQRADSHLDVAPTPQNTPLETGVLQNRPANLGQPTVETLQEGEESEEDEEVGGANPASLLAQNPALLAFAQSKLDGLVGKPSGYIESLPPAVRRRIDGLKGVQAKHSEIEGEFQLAILELEKKFLVKYQPLYERRQAIVKGEAEPTESEIEAGQASDLEDSDAEDEEEKKTKEEATGGEDVKGIPEFWLTALKNHVPTAETISDRDEEALKHLVDVRLSYLDGEKPGFKLHFVFTANEFFEDAELTKTYYYQEQVGYGGDFVYDKAIGTEIKWKEEKDLTKKVEIKKQRNKTTGRTRTIRKVVPTDSFFNFFKPPQPPTPDTLEASDIDEEELEELDSRLELDYQIGEDFKEKIIPRAVDYFTGKALRYEDFEEEDDFEDEDDFEDDDDEDAEGAADANAAAANPDCKQQ; encoded by the exons ATGTCCCAGTCCCAAGACATCCAGCGCGCCGACTCTCACCTCGACGTTGCGCCTACCCCCCAAAACACCCCTCTCGAGACTGGTGTCCTCCAGAACCGACCCGCCAACTTGGGCCAGCCCACCGTAGAAACTCTGCAggaaggcgaagagagtgaagaggatgaggaagttGGTGGTGCCAACCCGGCTTCCCTCTTGGCGCAG AACCCTGCGCTTCTCGCCTTTGCCCAGTCTAAGCTTGACGGCCTTGTCGGCAAGCCTTCTGGTTACATTGAGTCTCTCCCTCCTGCGGTCCGACGAAGAATCGATGGTTTGAAGGGTGTGCAGGCCAAGCATTCTGAGATTGAGGGCGAGTTCCAGTTGGCCATCCTcgagttggagaagaag TTCCTTGTCAAGTACCAACCCCTTTACGAACGTCGACAGGCCATTGTCAAGGGTGAGGCCGAGCCAACTGAATCCGAGATTGAGGCCGGCCAAGCTTCCGACTTGGAGGACTCTGATgctgaggatgaggaagagaagaagaccaaggaggaggctACCGGCGGCGAGGACGTCAAGGGTATCCCCGAGTTCTGGTTGACTGCTTTGAAGAACCACGTCCCTACTGCCGAGACCATTTCCGACCGAGATGAGGAGGCTCTCAAGCACCTCGTTGACGTCCGGCTTTCTTACCTCGACGGTGAAAAGCCCGGATTCAAGCTCCACTTTGTGTTTACCGCGAACGAGTTCTTTGAGGACGCTGAATTGACAAAGACCTACTACTACCAA GAACAAGTTGGCTACGGTGGCGACTTTGTCTATGACAAGGCTATCGGTACTGAGATCaagtggaaggaagagaaggacctcaccaagaaggtcgaaatcaagaagcagaggaacaAGA CCACTGGCCGGACACGTACTATCCGAAAGGTTGTTCCTACCGACTctttcttcaactttttcaAGCCTCCTCAGCCCCCTACCCCCGACACTCTCGAAGCTTCTGATattgacgaggaagagctcGAAGAGCTCGACAGCCGACTTGAGCTTGACTACCAGATTGGCGAGGACTTTAAGGAGAAGATTATCCCCCGGGCTGTCGACTACTTCACCGGCAAGGCTTTAAGGTATGAGgactttgaagaggaggacgactttgaggatgaggatgactttgaggacgacgatgacgag GATGCCGAGGGTGCGGCTGATGCTAATGCCGCTGCTGCAAACCCCGACTGCAAGCAGCAGTAA
- a CDS encoding heterotrimeric G-protein GTPase, putative: MGGCMSSPTTGDPVAEARSKEIDRALKEDEKRMAKEVKLLLLGAGASGKSTILKQMRLIHDKPFESNEVEDYRKLTFSNIVGGMRAIIDVMDELGLAVQPENRRYISLVDAEPPINTNEPYPIKYLTALKSLWADQNVQECYKRGNEFALAENMPYFYADLDRLFAQDFKPSSDDILRVRSKTTGITETRFPIHDVVFRLFDVGGQRSERRKWASCFEDVTAILFLVALSDYNSCLIEDRESNGMQEALMLFDSICNSQWFTKSSIILFLNKADLLQAKIQDPSQQIQEYFPEFEGQPYSFQDAVDFFKIKFRSLNRTSKKEIYCHVTTAVDRQNVKVVMTACQDTILKNALRDMAIL; encoded by the exons ATGGGTGGATGTATGTCTTCGCCCACGACTGGCGATCCCGTAGCCGAGGCACGTAGTAAAGAGATTGACCGAGCTTTGAAGGAA GATGAGAAACGTATGGCGAAAGAAGTCAAGCTGCTATTGTTGGGAGCAGGAGCGAGTGGAAAGTCGACAAT CTTGAAACAGATGCGTCTGATACATGACAAACCGTTTGAATCAAATGAGGTCGAGGACTACCG GAAACTCACATTTTCTAACATTGTCGGTGGCATGCGCGCCATCATCGATGTGATGGACGAACTAGGCCTTGCCGTCCAACCCGAAAACCGCAGATACATCTCCCTCGTCGACGCCGAACCACCTATAAATACCAATGAACCGTACCCCATCAAGTACCTCACCGCCCTCAAAAGTCTTTGGGCAGACCAGAATGTACAGGAATGTTACAAGCGAGGAAATGAGTTTGCTTTGGCAGAGAATATGCCGTACTTCTACGCCGATTTGGATAGATTGTTTGCACAAGATTTTAAACCGAGTAGTGATGATATATTAAGGGTTAGAAGTAAGACAACAG GTATCACGGAGACAAGATTCCCTATTCACGACGTAGTGTTTAGACTATTTGATGTAGGTGGTCAGAGGTCAGAAAGACGGAAGTGGGCGTCATGCTTCG AGGACGTTACAGCCATTTTGTTCCTTGTAGCTCTTTCAGATTACAATTCGTGCCTGATAGAAGACCGAG AATCGAATGGTATGCAAGAAGCTCTCATGCTGTTTGATTCTATTTGTAACTCCCAAT GGTTCACCAAGTCATCAATC ATTCTATTCCTCAACAAGGCcgatcttctccaagcCAAAATCCAAGACCCAAGTCAGCAGATCCAGGAATATTTCCCCGAATTCGAGGGCCAGCCCTACTCCTTCCAGGATGCAGtcgacttcttcaagaTCAAGTTTAGGTCGTTGAATAGGACatcgaagaaggaaatttATTGCCATGTGACGACGGCGGTGGATAGGCAGAATGTCAAGGTTGTAATGACTGCTTGTCAA GATACGATCTTAAAAAATGCTCTGAGAGATATGGCTATTCTATAA
- a CDS encoding expressed protein gives MPTQTRPVSLHERFSLTRRNAGYPPILAIAASYPSDAAPSRTFLEQRIAELQEHFPLLYVRIEGHRTTNPVEVLREKPWPAEDILDEAEYQPEDDDSVEIGNILQKNGQKKSTDDLNSRPLWQVTIDTSLKKSTTYITLVADHLIVDGKGLSIFFDALLAKDVSQLPYEKLETIPRLEDTMNIKPSLSFLLPMVWQHLILPRLPFFIQRFFSTGATWPATHVRESPFNCSPGYSLLSIPADQMASLKQVARAHNILALHAVLKSIYALAIWSKFRHTLSPFRLTASTPRSERDYKLGHAYCMGNYVSSYQFDIQFTPGESFWVVAKNVFNYLMDPESIESARMRMGILEQVPDGVYDPPHADPHRPTKWEDFFLNEAASEKPFGEALSFSNLGHVKLPENAKDVAWVQIGGSLATAGFSTAVLGHEKGLRLNTIYLEGAAVTKEDVKDIEWLFVVILKRLIEGKDNVDELLVKV, from the exons ATGCCAACTCAAACGCGTCCTG TTTCTCTCCACGAACGATTCAGTCTCACGCGCCGCAACGCAGGCTACCCTCCTATTCTTGCCATCGCAGCATCCTATCCATCCGACGCGGCGCCTTCCAGGACTTTTCTAGAGCAGCGTATTGCCGAGCTGCAAGAGCACTTCCCTCTGCTCTACGTTCGCATTGAGGGTCACCGTACAACGAATCCCGTTGAAGTGCTTAGGGAAAAACCTTGGCCTGCAGAGGATATCCTTGATGAAGCAGAATACCAGcccgaagatgatgattcaGTGGAGATCGGAAATATCCTTCAGAAGAATGGGCAGAAAAAGTCAACAGACGACCTGAATAGTCGTCCATTGTGGCAAGTGACAATCGATACTAGCCTTAAGAAAAGTACGACGTACATCACACTCGTCGCGGACCATCTTATAGTCGACGGTAAAGGGCTCAGCATCTTCTTTGATGCTCTTCTCGCAAAGGATGTTTCCCAACTCCCTTACGAAAAACTCGAGACCATCCCTCGCCTGGAAGATACAATGAATATCAAgccatctctctcctttttgCTTCCAATGGTCTGGCAACATCttattcttcctcgtctgccTTTTTTTATCCAAAGGTTCTTTTCGACCGGCGCAACTTGGCCGGCTACACATGTGCGCGAATCCCCTTTCAACTGTTCACCCGGTtactctcttctctccatccctgCCGATCAAATGGCCTCTTTGAAACAAGTCGCCAGAGCGCATAACATCCTCGCTCTGCACGCAGTCCTCAAGTCTATTTACGCGCTTGCCATCTGGTCTAAATTCCGGCAcaccctttctccttttagACTTACCGCCAGCACTCCTCGATCCGAGCGTGATTACAAACTCGGACATGCATATTGCATGGGCAATTATGTCAGCTCATACCAATTTGACATTCAATTCACCCCCGGCGAAAGCTTTTGGGTGGTAGCGAAGAATGTTTTTAATTACCTCATGGATCCAGAAAGTATCGAGAGTGCTCGAATGCGTATGGGTATCCTCGAGCAAGTCCCTGACGGAGTGTACGATCCCCCTCACGCTGATCCGCACCGACCGACCAAGTGGGAGGACTTTTTCCTCAACGAAGCTGCATCCGAGAAACCGTTTGGTGAAGCTCTCAGCTTTTCAAACTTGGGCCATGTCAAGTTACCGGAAAACGCAAAAGACGTGGCGTGGGTCCAGATTGGCGGTTCATTGGCCACGGCCGGATTTTCGACGGCCGTTTTGGGTCACGAGAAGGGGTTGAGGTTGAATACGATTTATTTGGAGGGTGCGGCGGTTACAAAAGAGGATGTCAAAGACATTGAATGGCTTTTCGTTGTCATCTTGAAAAGGCTAATTGAAGGCAAGGATAATGTGGATGAGTTGTTGGTCAAGGTTTAA